GGCCGCGCCAAAGTCGTCGCCGCCTCGGGCCGCGAAGTGCCGCTCCAGTTCCTCGCCGATCGGCCGGTCAACGCCGCGCTCGACGACTGGTTCGTCGGCGGACGCTGGGGTCACCTGCTCGCCCGCCAGTTCCAGTTTTCCCTCGCGCCCGAGCCCGTCCGCTTCGCCGTCCTCATCGACCCGTGGAAACGCGGCGTCAGCCTCGCCACCAAACCCGACGGCGACGCCCTGCTCCTCGCCGTCACCGGCCCCGCCGGCACCGACCTCTGGAAATGGTCGCCCGCGACCGACGCAAAGACGCCTTCCGCCCTGGCCGGCGTTCGCAACGGCCGCCCGTTGATCGCGCTGACCTCCGCCGACAAAGCCCCCGCCGCCCACGTCGCCGACCATCGCTGAGTTAGCGTAGTTTTAAAACGAATACGACGCATCGCCCATGAGTTCCCCGCAAACCCGCATCGAATCTCTCCTCCGCGAACTCGTGGCCGATGGCTCCGAGCGAGGCCTGCAGGTCGCCGTCTATCACCGCGGCCGCCTCGTGGTGGACGCCGTCGCCGGAGTGATGTCGCGCGCGCCCGACGCGCCGTCCGTCACCGCCGACACGCTCTTCCCCGTCTTCTCGACCGGCAAGGGCGTCACCGCCACCGCCGCCCACCTCCTCGTTGAACGCGGGCTCACGACCTACGAGACTCCCGTCGCCGCGGTCTGGCCGGAATTCGCCGCCCACGGCAAAGGCGGCATCACGCTGCGCCACCTGCTCGACCACACCGCCGGCCTCTCCGCCGTGCCGGCGGAAATCGATCACGAGCAATCCCTCGACTGGGACCAAGTCTGCGCCGCTCTCGCCGCCGCCCGGCCCGCCACCGCGCCCGGCACCCACCTAGCCTACCACGCCATGACCTACGGCTGGCTCGTCGGTGAATTCATCCGCCGCGTGGACGGCCGCTCCTTCCCGCGCTTTGTTCGGGAGGAAATCTCCGGCCCGCTCGGCATCGACGACGGGATGTATTTCGGACTGCCCGATTCCGAATCCCCGCACGTCGCCACGCTCGAACAACAGCCCCCGGCCTCGGCCGAGCCGCCGCCCCCGCCCAGTCCCACGGTTCCGCAGTGGCGCGGACTGCTTCACAACTGGATGAACCAACCCGATGTCCGCCGCGCCTGCATGCCCGCCAGCAACGGCATCATGAACGCCCGCGCCATCGCCCGCCACTACGCCGCGCTTCTCCCCGGCGGCGTGGACGGCG
This portion of the Rariglobus hedericola genome encodes:
- a CDS encoding serine hydrolase domain-containing protein translates to MSSPQTRIESLLRELVADGSERGLQVAVYHRGRLVVDAVAGVMSRAPDAPSVTADTLFPVFSTGKGVTATAAHLLVERGLTTYETPVAAVWPEFAAHGKGGITLRHLLDHTAGLSAVPAEIDHEQSLDWDQVCAALAAARPATAPGTHLAYHAMTYGWLVGEFIRRVDGRSFPRFVREEISGPLGIDDGMYFGLPDSESPHVATLEQQPPASAEPPPPPSPTVPQWRGLLHNWMNQPDVRRACMPASNGIMNARAIARHYAALLPGGVDGVELLPPARIREATTLQLPRPEIPPGNVFLFTLGYMQGGPAIDIGPEESAFGHGGYGGSQGYANPARGFAVGITKNRFRDGDTTPARILSTLIDCIAL